The Cottoperca gobio chromosome 22, fCotGob3.1, whole genome shotgun sequence genome contains a region encoding:
- the lrrc9 gene encoding leucine-rich repeat-containing protein 9 produces MIQSEKQKHRGDEEVVKELCMANGVSYEKIAQEGSNVRSLEIFFSGFPCMVGLSFFPRLCHLTIVAQDIKHIEGLECCPLLRELWIVQCYLTGISGLQNCLQLEKLYIYDNHICEINNLELQINLEVLWLNNNCITQIQGLDTLQNLKELNLADNDIEKIGHSLDPNVSLQNLNLSGNKIRSFKELTLLCRLPHLRELALKDPMSTPNPVCLLCNYETHVLYHMPGLQLLDTCDVSSKQIKEAAESTVMKKMMYYNMRVRTTQRKLAEIRLSLMERKKTMLQLPEECIRALNHALKSLEREVPASCKKSSCTLEDGSTHLVEGSSDRSDLTTDINRDPAMEHKILSKIESLRERLELWTRRLDEIEAWYERDLTRATNTMEYTVQFLLMELESVGNIRLEVGCSTDPWFTSCCDLLHSRFSHSDFKVHSIAGIKINRLIRIHNSALRLRFEDKLHTLLASEESTLSLQNYKRRLEHLFYAADPERNSEKEDILCILEEGFRTAAEQHTALQREGAIPLSNSLSVTEQPRIEHILRQASQGNSKHNADTIPFRHGQIIVSKVFVGHSTPIREGDPLDRSRHPRVFSVYRNVDTKHRTAISDERLRSTKTHPGPECSPRRRQWFVFDHELILPEYIIYFEYISEDQEHPHSTGSDDTPSNDIILDREVLNMEPVLPPQPKLLSLDDKILLNVARANVLSQITVLNLHGNSLSKIKEISRLTALRHLTISFNEFTHLDDISHMPNLEFLDASYNHLVTLEGLRRLGQLKQVDLRWNKLTKVREETAVLRKHTPALLKLDTRYNPWNRSEAVRMTILGRLTTLTHLDDMMVTEEEAAYAVQMAAGSKITQASLLARSHTNSDRPRSLSLLSTAQLLCLLCPASWGLHRELEPDWTAKITALNFDSQRISKLINLNKLVNLRWASFNDNNISKVEGLDSCLKLEELSLNNNSINTLNGLSKMHCLNKLSVDGNQLSSLDASVLEQLPNLSFLSVENNCISSLHGIQRVRCLLELYIGNNHISTSRNIYYLKGLTNLIILDLYGNALLEKLENYRIYVVFHLPFLKALDGIAVEVTECESAKDMFGGRLTPDMVAEKLGHSNYTDITYITLQSCSIRMVDLSPADLFCSLRSVNLDHNNLTSFSGLIYLPNIKALCLNYNHIESILPRLKTQAPLTNRQILHSKVHSSGYGQHSPSKGKGEIGPTGSLEPLMGSLEVLHLSHNGISNMANLQLSRLTNLKALFLQGNEISQVEGLEGLQQLRELVLDRNRIKALADNSFVAQNVLLELHLAENRIRELNHLDPLTELRKLFLGMNKLQDITELDKLEVLPSLTELSVVGNPVAKNSLHRPAIALRLSQLQVLDGVMVTLEERTRAELLSAEPSPCSQYPGASLPTTEINLPGLLPLMPRSTPLRGMTISGGLQNFMHGHDILPSNVDESHYTYKHKKHKHSSAVHRGQADITLRHIRRTGSNLPTAGLLHDGNRVIITYPSQEQDSRFPNGGKPPPM; encoded by the exons ATGATACAGAGTGAGAAACAAAAGCACCGAGGTGACGAGGAGGTGGTCAAAGAATTG TGCATGGCCAATGGAGTCTCCTATGAAAAAATTGCACAAGAAGGAAGCAACGTCAGGTCCCTGGAGatcttcttctctggttttccttgcatggtTGGACTTTCCTTCTTCCCAAGGCTCTGCCATCTGACCATAGTAGCCCAAgatataaaacacattgaaGGACTTGAGTGCTGTCCTCTGCTTCGGGAGCTCTGGATAGTCCAGTGCTATCTGACA GGAATATCCGGACTACAGAATTGCCTACAACTAGAGAAACTCTACATTTATGATAATCACatctgtgaaataaataatttagaaTTACAGATCAACCTAGAGGTTTTGTGGCTTAACAACAACTGCATAACTCAGATACAG gGCTTGGACACACTTCAAAACCTCAAAGAACTTAACCTTGCTGACAACGATATTGAAAAGATTG GGCATAGCCTTGATCCTAATGTCAGCCTTCAGAATCTTAATCTATCCGGGAACAAGATCCGCTCCTTTAAG GAGCTGACCCTGCTTTGTCGCTTACCCCATCTGAGAGAACTAGCACTGAAGGACCCCATGTCAACCCCAAACccagtgtgtctgctgtgtaaCTACGAAACACACGTTCTTTACCACATGCCAGGCCTCCAGCTACTTGACACCTGTGACGTCTCGAGCAAGCAAATCAAGGAAGCAGCTGAG TCCACAGTAATGAAGAAAATGATGTACTACAACATGCGTGTACGTACTACTCAGAGGAAGCTGGCCGAGATCCGGCTCAGTctgatggagaggaagaaaactATGTTACAGTTACCTGAAGAATGCATCAGAGCACTCAATCACGCCCTCAAGAGT CTTGAACGGGAGGTGCCGGCTAGTTGTAAGAAGTCTTCCTGCACGTTGGAGGACGGATCGACCCACCTGGTTGAAGGTTCATCCGACAGAAGTGACCTAACCACTGACATCAATCGCGATCCCGCCATGGAACACAAAATACTCAGCAAGATTGAATCACTGAGGGAAAGACTGGAGCTATGGACGAGGAGGCTGGATGA GATTGAAGCCTGGTATGAGCGGGATTTGACACGAGCCACAAACACGATGGAATATACTGTCCAGTTTCTGTTGATGGAGCTAGAAAGTGTTGGAAATATTCGTTTGGAAGTGGGCTGCTCCACAGACCCTTG GTTTACTTCCTGTTGCGACCTCCTGCATTCCCGCTTCTCTCACTCAGACTTTAAGGTTCACAGCATCGCCGGCATTAAGATCAATAGACTTATCCGCATCCACAACAGTGCTTTGAGGCTTCGCTTTGAGGACAAACTTCACACCCTTCTAGCCAGCGAAGAGTCCACTCTCTCTTTACA GAATTACAAACGTCGGCTGGAGCACTTGTTCTACGCAGCTGACCCTGAAAGAAATAGTGAGAAAGAAGACATTTTGTGCATTCTAGAGGAAGGCTTCAGAACTGCTGCAGAACAACACACG GCCTTGCAAAGAGAGGGTGCTATACCTTTATCGAACAGTCTGAGTGTGACTGAACAGCCCAGAATTGAACACATACTGCGCCAGGCCAGCCAAGGCAATTCAAAGCACAATGCGGACACGATCCCCTTCAGGCACG gTCAGATTATTGTTTCCAAAGTGTTTGTGGGTCACAGCACGCCTATCCGAGAGGGAGACCCGTTGGACAGAAGCAGACATCCCAGAGTTTTTTCTGTGTATCGCAATgtggacactaaacacagaacTGCAATCAGTGACG AGAGACTCCGCTCCACTAAAACACACCCTGGTCCTGAGTGCAGTCCCAGACGAAGACAGTGGTTTGTGTTCGACCACGAGCTTATCCTGCCCGAGTACATCATTTACTTTGAATATATCAGCGAG GATCAAGAACACCCACACAGCACAGGCAGTGATGATACTCCGTCCAACGATATCATCCTAGACAGGGAAGTCCTCAACATGGAACCTGTGCTGCCACCACAGCCCAAGTTGTTGAGCTTGGATGACAAAATTCTGCTTAACGTGGCCAGAGCCAATGTTCTCAGTCAAATCACT GTGCTGAATCTTCATGGCAACAGTCTGAGTAAAATAAAAGAGATTTCCCGCCTCACAGCTCTACGGCATCTCACCATCAGCTTCAATGAGTTCACACACCTGGATGACATTTCTCACATG CCCAATCTTGAGTTTTTGGACGCTAGCTACAATCACCTTGTCACCCTAGAAGGGCTGAGGAGGTTGGGACAGCTCAAACAGGTCGACCTGCGCTGGAACAAGTTGACcaaggtgagagaggaaacggcTGTGCTgaggaaacacacacctgctctgcTGAAGCTTGACACCCGATACAACCCCTGGAACAGG tCCGAAGCAGTGAGAATGACCATACTGGGCCGTCTAACGACCCTCACACACCTGGACGATATGATGGtcacagaggaggaggctgctTATGCTGTTCAGATGGCTGCTGGATCGAAAATTACCCAG GCATCTCTTCTGGCTCGATCACATACCAACAGTGACCGTCCCCGAAGTCTCAGCCTGCTGTCAACAGCCCAGCTCCTATGTCTTCTATGTCCTGCGTCCTGGGGCCTCCACCGAGAGCTGGAGCCAGACTGGACTGCAAAG ATCACTGCCCTGAACTTTGACAGCCAGAGGATTTCCAAACTGATAAATCTAAATAAGCTGGTCAACCTTCGCTGGGCTTCGTTTAACGATAACAACATTTCTAAAGTGGAAGGTCTTGACAGCTGCTTGAAGCTGGAGGAGCTTTCCCTCAACAATAACAGCATAAACACACTTAATG GCCTATCAAAAATGCATTGCCTAAACAAACTGAGTGTAGATGGGAATCAGCTGTCTAGTCTGGACGCGTCAGTTCTAGAACAACTGCCCAACTTGTCTTTTCTGTCTGTGGAGAACAACTGTATCAGTTCCCTGCATGGCATCCAGAGAGTTCGCTGCCTTCTAGAGCTTTACATCGGCAACAACCACATTTCTACGTCACGAAACATCTACTATCTGAAG gGATTGACAAACCTCATCATTCTGGATCTTTATGGGAATGCTTTACTGGAGAAACTGGAAAACTATCGGATTTATGTGGTGTTCCATCTACCCTTCTTAAAAGCTCTAGATGGCATTGCAGTG GAGGTGACTGAGTGTGAAAGTGCGAAGGATATGTTTGGAGGAAGACTAACCCCTGACATGGTAGCAGAGAAGCTGGGCCACTCAAACTACACAGACATCACCTACATCACCCTGCAGTCCTGCTCCATTAG gATGGTTGATCTGTCTCCAGCTGACCTGTTCTGTAGCCTGCGCAGTGTCAACTTAGACCACAACAACCTCACCTCTTTCTCTGGCCTCATTTACCTGCCCAACATCAAA GCTTTGTGTCTGAACTACAACCACATTGAGTCCATCCTGCCCAGACTGAAAACTCAGGCTCctctgacaaacagacagattcTGCACAGCAAAGTTCACTCCAGTGGTTATGGCCAACATAGCCCATCTAAAGGCAAAGG GGAAATTGGGCCGACTGGCAGTCTGGAGCCACTGATGGGCAGCCTGGAGGTGCTGCATTTGAGTCACAATGGCATCTCCAATATGGCCAATCTGCAGCTCAGCAGGCTCACCAATCTTAAAGCACTCTTCCTACAAG GTAATGAGATCAGCCAGGTGGAAGGATTGGAGGGGCTTCAGCAGCTCCGAGAGCTTGTGTTAGACAGGAACCGGATTAAAGCTCTGGCCGATAACTCTTTCGTAGCCCAGAACGTCCTGCTAGAACTGCATCTAGCAGAGAACCGGATCCGGGAGCTCAACCATCTCGATCCTTTGACTGAGCTCCGCAAGCTCTTTCTTGGCATGAACAAACTGCAG GACATCACAGAGCTTGATAAACTAGAAGTTCTTCCTTCGCTGACAGAGCTCTCTGTAGTTGGCAATCCT gtGGCCAAAAATTCTCTCCACAGACCAGCGATAGCACTCCGACTGTCCCAGTTGCAGGTGCTGGATGGAGTGATGGTCACACTGGAGGAAAGGACCAGGGCTGAACTCCTCAGTGCTGAGCCATCA CCTTGTTCCCAATACCCTGGAGCTTCTCTTCCTACCACTGAAATAAACCTACCTGGACTGCTTCCCCTCATGCCTCGAAGCACCCCTCTAAGAGGAATGACTATAAGTGGAGGACTGCAGAACTTTATGCACGGGCACGATATCCTGCCAAGTAATGTGGACGAGTCTCATTACACATACAAGC ACAAGAAGCACAAGCACAGTAGTGCTGTTCATCGTGGCCAAGCTGACATTACCTTGAGACACATTCGAAGAACAGGAAGCAATCTGCCAACCGCAGGTCTCCTTCATGATGGGAACAGAGTCATCATCACATATCCCAGCCAGGAGCAGGACAGCAG ATTTCCAAATGGTGGCAAACCTCCACCCATGTAG